From Alteribacter lacisalsi, a single genomic window includes:
- the recX gene encoding recombination regulator RecX, whose protein sequence is MGKVSKITLHKKRNDRYHIYFQKDGREQYGFTVNEDVLVKHGIQKGVTLTEDQLIVIKKDEEKSKALHRALHFLSFRMRTIKEMRIYLRDQEITDEEVNEIMDRLDDMKLLDDGAFAESYVRTKVNTQKKGPMKIRMELKEKGVAAIYIDRALKQFSEEEQYRMAFELAEKKQRSYKNQSIQQMKQKLVQFLVQKGFPAGLASSVVKELDFGTEQDEAEQEALEKQGEKAARKYAKYDGWEQERRIKQYLYGRGFPFEKIDRWLEDWKHREEE, encoded by the coding sequence ATGGGCAAGGTATCGAAAATTACACTGCACAAAAAACGAAACGACCGCTATCATATTTATTTTCAGAAAGATGGCCGTGAACAGTACGGTTTTACTGTTAATGAAGACGTCCTTGTGAAGCACGGGATTCAGAAGGGGGTCACCCTCACTGAAGACCAGCTCATCGTCATCAAAAAAGATGAGGAGAAGAGCAAGGCGCTGCACCGTGCGCTTCATTTCCTGTCGTTTCGTATGCGTACGATAAAAGAAATGCGCATTTACCTTCGGGATCAGGAGATTACAGATGAGGAAGTAAACGAGATCATGGATCGGCTGGACGATATGAAACTCCTTGATGACGGGGCATTTGCAGAATCGTATGTACGGACAAAAGTGAACACACAGAAAAAAGGACCGATGAAGATCCGGATGGAACTTAAAGAAAAAGGGGTGGCTGCTATCTATATCGACCGGGCACTGAAGCAGTTTTCAGAAGAGGAACAATACCGTATGGCGTTCGAACTGGCTGAAAAAAAACAGCGGTCCTATAAGAATCAGTCGATCCAGCAGATGAAACAGAAGCTCGTTCAGTTTCTTGTGCAAAAAGGTTTTCCTGCCGGACTCGCATCAAGTGTGGTAAAGGAGCTTGACTTCGGGACTGAGCAGGACGAAGCAGAGCAGGAAGCGCTTGAAAAGCAGGGAGAAAAAGCAGCTCGTAAATACGCCAAGTATGACGGCTGGGAGCAGGAGCGTAGAATTAAACAGTATTTGTATGGCCGTGGCTTTCCGTTTGAGAAAATCGACCGCTGGCTCGAGGATTGGAAACACAGGGAAGAGGAGTAA
- a CDS encoding YfhE family protein: MESKKRQAKEERRTMSKAQEMSFMSDFKAADRAAARGRNTK, encoded by the coding sequence ATGGAAAGCAAAAAACGTCAGGCAAAAGAGGAACGCAGGACGATGAGCAAAGCCCAGGAAATGTCGTTTATGAGTGATTTTAAAGCAGCAGACCGGGCAGCGGCCCGAGGCCGAAATACAAAATAG
- a CDS encoding L-lactate permease: MFTAIAALTPVISVMILLVVLKMPAVRAMTISLAATAVLAFLYWQVPLVVITASIFEGIMIGLSILYIVFGAVLLLNTLRMSGAIDTIRNGFTGISPDRRVQLIIIAWLFGAFLEGAAGFGTPAAIVGPLLIVLGFPPLAAVTLALIADSTPVSFGAVGTPVTVGVEQGLYEGGSVSAAVEPLVIQAGGMDAFIQQTAVQVMQIDLFTGTLIPLILVMMMTRFFGENRSWKEGLAVWKFAVFAGLAFTVPAFVTAYLLGPEFPAIFGGLAGLLMVVPAAKRCFLLPEEKWDFPPRKNWLDDWTGIPISGSGKREKNERPSFLMAWVPYILVGLLLVLTRLDALPFKSWLQSVTIEWQNILGTSISETLEPLYIPGFVFIVVAFAAVFLHRLKLRDLAQAAGVSAKALIGTAITLMTAVPMVRIFINSGENGAGLESMPLELAATASEVIGGAWPLAAPFVGALGSFISGSATFSNMMFTLFQVSAADQAGVDPSRVVALQVIGSNAGNMICVLNVVAAAAVAGLTGKEGAIIRKTLLPMLYYAIFAGLAGFLMILFF, from the coding sequence ATGTTCACCGCGATTGCTGCACTTACGCCTGTTATCAGTGTTATGATTCTGCTCGTCGTTCTGAAAATGCCTGCAGTAAGAGCGATGACGATCAGTCTTGCCGCAACGGCAGTTCTGGCATTTCTCTACTGGCAGGTGCCTCTCGTTGTGATCACCGCCTCTATTTTTGAGGGGATTATGATCGGCCTTTCCATTTTGTACATTGTCTTTGGAGCTGTTCTGCTTCTCAATACGCTCAGGATGAGCGGCGCTATAGATACCATTCGTAACGGATTTACCGGAATCAGCCCTGACCGACGTGTCCAGCTGATTATTATCGCCTGGCTTTTCGGAGCCTTCCTTGAAGGAGCGGCCGGGTTCGGCACCCCCGCTGCGATTGTGGGACCGCTTCTCATCGTACTTGGATTTCCGCCGCTCGCGGCTGTAACCCTTGCACTGATTGCCGACAGCACACCGGTTTCGTTTGGTGCAGTCGGAACGCCGGTAACTGTAGGGGTGGAGCAGGGACTTTACGAAGGCGGGAGTGTATCTGCCGCTGTTGAGCCCCTTGTCATACAGGCAGGCGGTATGGATGCCTTCATTCAGCAGACAGCGGTTCAGGTGATGCAGATCGACCTCTTCACCGGCACACTAATCCCGCTCATTCTTGTCATGATGATGACCCGCTTTTTTGGTGAGAACCGCTCATGGAAAGAAGGCCTGGCTGTCTGGAAATTTGCTGTTTTTGCCGGGCTGGCCTTTACGGTGCCCGCATTTGTTACTGCGTACCTGCTCGGACCTGAATTTCCTGCTATATTCGGCGGATTGGCTGGTCTGCTAATGGTTGTGCCGGCTGCCAAAAGATGCTTTCTTCTTCCCGAGGAGAAGTGGGATTTCCCGCCAAGGAAAAACTGGCTCGACGACTGGACCGGAATTCCGATCTCGGGATCAGGCAAGCGTGAGAAAAACGAGCGGCCTTCGTTTCTCATGGCCTGGGTACCGTACATTCTCGTTGGTCTGCTGCTCGTGCTTACCCGTCTGGATGCACTACCGTTTAAGAGCTGGCTTCAATCGGTCACCATTGAGTGGCAGAATATTCTCGGAACGAGTATCAGTGAAACCCTTGAGCCTCTTTATATTCCGGGTTTTGTGTTCATCGTTGTAGCATTTGCAGCGGTCTTTTTGCACCGCCTGAAACTCAGGGACTTGGCTCAGGCTGCAGGGGTGTCCGCCAAAGCACTGATTGGTACAGCCATCACGCTGATGACCGCCGTGCCGATGGTAAGGATTTTTATCAATTCCGGGGAAAATGGTGCGGGGCTTGAGAGTATGCCGCTGGAACTGGCCGCCACTGCGTCCGAAGTCATCGGGGGAGCATGGCCGCTCGCAGCGCCATTCGTCGGCGCCCTGGGCTCGTTTATTTCAGGGAGCGCTACATTCAGCAACATGATGTTTACCTTGTTTCAGGTCAGTGCTGCGGACCAGGCGGGTGTTGATCCCTCGCGTGTAGTTGCCCTGCAGGTGATCGGATCGAATGCCGGTAACATGATCTGTGTGCTCAACGTAGTCGCAGCTGCTGCAGTCGCAGGCCTGACCGGGAAAGAAGGGGCGATTATCCGAAAAACCCTCCTTCCAATGTTGTATTACGCGATATTTGCCGGACTTGCAGGATTTTTGATGATTCTCTTTTTCTAA
- a CDS encoding YfhH family protein, giving the protein MEQRYSQMTEHELRTEIAELKVKAQKAEQMGIVNEYAVHERKMAMAKAYLMNPDDFKPGETYRFSGEPDVTFTISYMNGVFAWGTRTGSRQEEAVPISLLEKKE; this is encoded by the coding sequence ATGGAACAAAGATACAGCCAAATGACAGAGCACGAACTCCGTACTGAAATTGCTGAGCTAAAAGTAAAAGCGCAGAAGGCTGAGCAGATGGGGATTGTAAATGAGTATGCTGTCCACGAGCGTAAGATGGCTATGGCAAAGGCTTATCTAATGAATCCGGATGATTTTAAACCGGGGGAAACATACCGTTTCTCAGGAGAACCTGACGTAACGTTCACAATCAGTTACATGAATGGCGTTTTTGCCTGGGGCACCCGCACCGGCAGCAGACAAGAAGAAGCCGTCCCGATTTCTCTCCTGGAAAAAAAGGAATAA
- a CDS encoding PLDc N-terminal domain-containing protein, translating into MQMSDPGLSFFFIPLIIILTIFILNIITSIWAYRDSQRRGNSKEYGLLILFGTLFFPVIGLIIYLIIRQD; encoded by the coding sequence ATGCAGATGAGCGACCCGGGACTATCCTTCTTTTTTATCCCGCTGATCATCATCCTCACCATTTTTATTCTTAATATCATCACCAGTATCTGGGCATACCGGGACTCCCAGCGCCGTGGAAACAGTAAGGAATACGGTCTGCTGATTCTCTTTGGAACGCTCTTTTTTCCTGTTATCGGTCTTATTATTTATTTAATTATCCGGCAAGATTA
- a CDS encoding TIGR01777 family oxidoreductase → MKIAIAGGSGFIGTALTEKLTSSGHEVFILTRNKENKPEKENVTYVEWLKEDTEPEKELNGVDTIVNLAGENLNSGRWTDEQKKKIMDSRITATRSVMELIENLEPKPEALINASAVGYYGTSFTETFTESHSKSGDDFLAEVCQRWEEEASHAIKHDLRTAYMRFGMVLDDEEGALKQMLLPFKMFAGGPLGTGKQWMSWVHIEDVTGAIQYAIENRDISGPVNVTAPEPVQMNEFGKTLADVINRPYWLPAPSFALKTALGDMSVLVLEGQKVIPEKLNNSGYEFHYPELKPALEDLLT, encoded by the coding sequence ATGAAAATTGCCATTGCCGGCGGTTCCGGTTTTATCGGAACAGCTCTGACAGAAAAACTGACCTCATCAGGCCACGAAGTTTTTATCCTGACGCGGAACAAGGAAAATAAACCGGAGAAAGAGAACGTCACCTATGTGGAATGGCTCAAGGAAGACACTGAGCCGGAAAAAGAGCTGAACGGCGTGGACACAATCGTCAACCTCGCCGGCGAAAATCTCAACAGCGGACGATGGACTGACGAGCAGAAAAAAAAGATCATGGACAGCCGGATCACAGCTACCCGCTCAGTGATGGAACTGATTGAAAATCTCGAACCAAAACCAGAAGCACTGATCAATGCTTCCGCTGTCGGTTATTACGGCACATCGTTTACCGAAACGTTTACCGAATCCCACAGCAAAAGCGGAGACGATTTTCTCGCTGAAGTGTGCCAGCGCTGGGAGGAAGAAGCCAGCCACGCTATCAAACACGACCTCCGGACAGCATATATGCGTTTTGGCATGGTGCTCGATGATGAAGAAGGGGCGCTGAAGCAGATGCTCCTTCCGTTTAAAATGTTTGCCGGCGGACCGCTTGGGACAGGCAAGCAGTGGATGAGCTGGGTGCATATCGAAGACGTCACCGGTGCGATTCAGTATGCGATTGAAAACCGGGATATCTCCGGCCCGGTCAACGTCACCGCGCCGGAACCAGTGCAGATGAACGAATTCGGCAAAACACTCGCAGACGTGATCAACCGCCCTTATTGGCTGCCCGCACCGAGCTTTGCCCTCAAAACTGCTCTTGGTGATATGAGCGTACTCGTGCTTGAAGGTCAGAAAGTCATTCCCGAAAAACTCAATAACTCAGGGTACGAATTTCATTATCCTGAGCTCAAGCCTGCACTTGAAGACCTGCTCACATAA
- a CDS encoding YfhD family protein, with amino-acid sequence MEKEPKRQQGRQETHNTEDNEIVEYSEELADTEDKKAMARAKEADERNTRSKDSKE; translated from the coding sequence ATGGAAAAAGAACCGAAACGCCAGCAGGGTCGTCAGGAAACCCACAATACAGAGGACAATGAAATTGTGGAATACTCCGAGGAACTGGCTGACACAGAAGATAAAAAAGCGATGGCTCGTGCGAAAGAGGCAGACGAGCGCAATACCCGGAGCAAAGACTCAAAAGAATAG